The following coding sequences lie in one Paracidovorax avenae genomic window:
- a CDS encoding uracil-DNA glycosylase family protein has product MLRPLPDLAPLLRSVRSCTLCAGSLPLGPRPVLQASTGARILVAGQAPGRKVHASGIPFDDASGERLRDWMGVDRKTFYDPGRIAIVPMGFCYPGTGRSGDLPPRPECAATWRKPLLDALPGIHLTIVLGAHALAWHGRRTPAPASLTDAVQDWRRDAPGLWVLPHPSPRNNGWLKRHPWFTDELLPALRQRVAEVLAD; this is encoded by the coding sequence ATGCTGCGCCCCCTGCCCGATCTCGCTCCCCTGCTGCGCAGTGTGCGCAGCTGCACTCTCTGCGCAGGCAGCCTGCCCCTCGGGCCGCGCCCCGTGCTGCAGGCCTCCACCGGCGCGCGCATTCTCGTCGCGGGGCAGGCACCGGGCCGCAAGGTGCACGCCAGCGGCATTCCCTTCGACGATGCGAGCGGCGAGCGGCTGCGCGACTGGATGGGGGTGGACCGGAAGACGTTCTACGATCCCGGCCGCATCGCGATCGTCCCCATGGGCTTCTGCTACCCCGGCACCGGCCGCTCGGGCGACCTGCCTCCGCGCCCGGAGTGCGCCGCCACCTGGCGCAAGCCGCTGCTGGACGCGCTGCCCGGCATCCACCTCACCATCGTGCTCGGCGCGCATGCCCTCGCCTGGCACGGGCGCCGCACGCCAGCCCCCGCGTCCCTGACCGACGCGGTGCAGGACTGGCGCCGCGACGCACCGGGCCTGTGGGTGCTGCCGCACCCCAGTCCACGCAACAACGGCTGGCTGAAGCGCCATCCGTGGTTCACCGACGAATTGCTGCCCGCCCTGCGGCAGCGGGTGGCGGAAGTGCTCGCGGACTGA
- a CDS encoding DUF1304 domain-containing protein, which translates to MHSAAHAVAALIALLHIYILVLEMFLWDKPAGLKAFRNTPERAADTKVMAANQGLYNGFLAAGLLWGLWLGGPHGRAVLTFFLLCVLVAGLYGAATVARKILYIQTVPAALGLALLWI; encoded by the coding sequence ATGCATTCCGCTGCCCATGCCGTCGCCGCGCTGATCGCGCTGCTGCACATCTACATCCTCGTTCTGGAGATGTTCCTCTGGGACAAGCCCGCAGGTCTCAAGGCGTTCCGGAACACGCCGGAGCGCGCGGCGGACACGAAGGTGATGGCAGCCAACCAGGGGCTCTACAACGGCTTCCTGGCGGCCGGCCTGCTCTGGGGCCTGTGGCTCGGCGGGCCGCACGGGCGGGCCGTGCTGACCTTCTTCCTGCTGTGCGTGCTGGTGGCCGGGCTCTACGGCGCCGCCACGGTGGCCCGCAAGATCCTGTACATCCAGACGGTGCCCGCGGCACTGGGCCTGGCCCTGCTCTGGATCTAG
- the lolA gene encoding outer membrane lipoprotein chaperone LolA: MMKQWLAIAAIAVGAQSAWADGLASLESFMKGAQAGRADFTQTVTSPPKDGQAPRTRTSSGTFEFQRPGRFKFTYTKPFAQTIVADGKSLWLYDADLNQVTQRAQAQALGTTPAALLASAPDLQALRKDFTLESAPDQDGLQWVLATPKTRDGQLKSVRVGFQGEQLAALDILDSFGQRSVIRFANVQSSASLPASTFEFKPPQGADVVRQ; the protein is encoded by the coding sequence ATGATGAAACAGTGGTTGGCGATCGCCGCGATCGCGGTCGGCGCCCAGAGCGCCTGGGCCGATGGCCTGGCGAGCCTGGAGTCGTTCATGAAGGGCGCCCAGGCCGGGCGCGCGGATTTCACGCAGACCGTGACATCGCCTCCGAAGGACGGCCAGGCACCGCGCACCAGGACCTCCTCCGGCACCTTCGAGTTCCAGAGGCCGGGGCGCTTCAAGTTCACCTACACCAAGCCTTTCGCCCAGACCATCGTGGCCGACGGCAAGTCGCTCTGGCTCTATGACGCCGACCTGAACCAGGTCACCCAGCGGGCGCAGGCGCAGGCGCTGGGCACCACGCCCGCCGCGCTGCTGGCTTCCGCCCCCGACCTGCAGGCCCTGCGCAAGGATTTCACGCTCGAATCCGCTCCGGACCAGGATGGCCTGCAGTGGGTGCTGGCCACCCCGAAGACCAGGGATGGCCAGCTCAAGAGCGTGCGCGTGGGCTTCCAGGGCGAGCAGCTCGCGGCCCTGGACATCCTCGACAGCTTCGGCCAGCGGTCGGTGATCCGCTTCGCGAATGTCCAGTCCAGTGCTTCCCTGCCGGCTTCCACCTTCGAGTTCAAGCCCCCGCAGGGCGCGGACGTGGTGCGCCAGTGA
- a CDS encoding DNA translocase FtsK, producing MTYSLNTLNASAGGRSAPRSMAARFGHEIGLVVGLLALVFWLLALASYSAQDAAWSTSGAHDSRLMANWAGRLGAWLADSSYFALGFSVWWCVAAGVRAWIASLARWMRGGESATPGQSPLARRLMFWSGLALLLCASTALEWSRLYRLEPLLPGHAGGVLGYITGPAGVKWLGFTGSGLVAVIAVVAGAALVFRFSWGQLAERLGGRIDGLVQFGRASREKARDVAAGKRAAREREEVVQEERHEIQEHHPQPVQIIEPVLMADAPPSARVVKERQKPLFTEMPDSRLPQVDLLDGAQARQETVAPETLEMTSRLIEKKLKDFGVEVRVVAAMPGPVITRYEIEPATGVKGSQIVNLAKDLARSLSLVSIRVIETIPGKNYMALELPNAKRQSIRLSEILGSQIYHEAKSLLTMGLGKDIVGNPVVADLAKMPHVLVAGTTGSGKSVGINAMILSLLYKAEARDVRLLMIDPKMLEMSVYEGIPHLLAPVVTDMKQAAHGLNWCVAEMERRYKLMSKLGVRNLAGYNTKIDEAKAREEFIYNPFSLTPEEPEPLERLPHIVVIIDELADLMMVVGKKIEELIARLAQKARAAGIHLILATQRPSVDVITGLIKANIPTRIAFSVGSKIDSRTILDQMGAEALLGMGDMLYMASGTGLPIRVHGAFVSDDEVHRVVSYLKSQGEPDYIEGVLEGGTVDGDDGAFGEGGGGGEGGEKDPMYDQAVEVVLKDRKASISYVQRKLRIGYNRSARLLEDMEKAGLVSALTASGQREVLVPHRE from the coding sequence ATGACGTATTCCCTCAACACCCTCAATGCTTCTGCCGGGGGCAGATCGGCGCCACGCAGCATGGCGGCGCGCTTCGGCCACGAGATCGGCCTGGTGGTCGGGCTGCTGGCCCTGGTTTTCTGGCTGCTGGCCCTGGCCAGCTATTCGGCGCAGGACGCCGCATGGTCCACCTCCGGCGCGCACGACAGCCGGCTCATGGCGAACTGGGCCGGGCGCCTGGGCGCCTGGCTGGCCGACAGCAGTTATTTCGCCCTCGGTTTTTCCGTGTGGTGGTGCGTGGCCGCGGGCGTGCGCGCCTGGATTGCCTCTCTCGCGCGCTGGATGCGCGGCGGAGAGTCCGCGACCCCCGGGCAGAGCCCGCTGGCGCGGCGGCTGATGTTCTGGAGCGGCCTCGCGCTGCTGCTGTGCGCGAGCACGGCCCTGGAGTGGTCGCGCCTCTATCGGCTGGAGCCGCTGCTGCCCGGGCATGCCGGCGGCGTGCTCGGCTATATCACCGGCCCCGCCGGCGTGAAGTGGCTGGGCTTCACCGGCTCGGGCCTGGTGGCCGTGATCGCGGTCGTTGCGGGCGCCGCGCTGGTGTTCCGCTTCTCCTGGGGCCAGCTGGCCGAACGGCTGGGCGGCCGCATCGACGGGCTGGTCCAGTTCGGCAGGGCGAGCCGCGAGAAGGCCCGCGATGTCGCGGCCGGCAAGCGCGCCGCCCGCGAGCGCGAGGAAGTGGTGCAGGAAGAGCGCCACGAGATCCAGGAGCACCATCCGCAGCCCGTGCAGATCATCGAGCCCGTGCTCATGGCGGACGCACCCCCGAGCGCGCGCGTGGTGAAGGAGCGGCAGAAGCCCCTCTTCACCGAAATGCCCGACAGCCGCCTGCCGCAGGTGGACCTGCTCGATGGCGCCCAGGCGCGGCAGGAAACGGTGGCGCCCGAGACGCTGGAGATGACCAGCCGCCTCATCGAGAAGAAGCTCAAGGACTTCGGCGTCGAGGTGCGTGTCGTGGCGGCCATGCCCGGGCCGGTGATCACCCGCTACGAGATCGAGCCTGCCACCGGCGTGAAGGGTTCGCAGATCGTGAACCTCGCCAAGGACCTGGCCCGCTCGCTGTCGCTGGTGTCCATCCGCGTGATCGAGACCATCCCCGGCAAGAACTACATGGCGCTGGAACTGCCCAATGCCAAGCGCCAGTCGATCCGCCTTTCCGAGATCCTGGGCTCCCAGATCTACCACGAGGCCAAGAGCCTGCTCACCATGGGCCTGGGCAAGGACATCGTGGGCAATCCGGTGGTGGCCGACCTCGCCAAGATGCCGCACGTGCTCGTGGCCGGCACCACGGGTTCGGGCAAGTCGGTGGGGATCAACGCGATGATCCTCTCGCTGCTCTACAAGGCCGAGGCGCGCGACGTGCGCCTGCTGATGATCGACCCCAAGATGCTGGAAATGTCGGTCTACGAGGGCATCCCGCACCTGCTCGCGCCCGTGGTCACCGACATGAAGCAGGCCGCGCACGGCCTCAACTGGTGCGTGGCCGAGATGGAGCGCCGCTACAAGCTCATGTCCAAGCTGGGCGTGCGCAACCTCGCGGGCTACAACACCAAGATCGACGAGGCCAAGGCGCGCGAGGAATTCATCTACAACCCCTTCAGCCTCACCCCCGAGGAGCCCGAACCGCTGGAGCGCCTGCCGCACATCGTCGTCATCATCGACGAGTTGGCCGACCTCATGATGGTGGTGGGCAAGAAGATCGAGGAACTGATCGCCCGGCTGGCGCAGAAGGCGCGGGCGGCCGGCATCCACCTCATCCTGGCCACGCAGCGGCCCAGCGTCGATGTGATCACCGGCCTCATCAAGGCCAACATCCCGACCCGGATCGCCTTCTCGGTGGGCTCGAAGATCGACAGCCGCACCATCCTGGACCAGATGGGCGCCGAGGCGCTGCTGGGCATGGGCGACATGCTCTACATGGCCAGCGGCACCGGGCTGCCCATCCGCGTGCACGGCGCCTTCGTGTCCGACGACGAGGTGCACCGGGTCGTCAGCTACCTCAAGAGCCAGGGCGAGCCCGACTACATCGAGGGCGTGCTCGAGGGCGGGACCGTGGACGGCGACGATGGCGCCTTCGGCGAAGGCGGCGGGGGGGGTGAAGGCGGGGAAAAAGACCCCATGTACGACCAGGCGGTGGAGGTGGTCCTCAAGGACCGCAAGGCCAGCATCTCGTACGTGCAGCGCAAGCTGCGCATCGGCTACAACCGCTCCGCGCGCCTGCTGGAAGACATGGAAAAGGCCGGCCTCGTGAGCGCGCTCACCGCGAGCGGGCAGCGCGAGGTGCTGGTGCCCCACCGCGAGTGA
- the trxB gene encoding thioredoxin-disulfide reductase — MSTTQHAKVMILGSGPAGYTAAVYAARANLNPVLITGIAQGGQLMTTTEVDNWPADVNGVQGPELMQRFLEHAERFKTQVVFDHINQVDLSRRPFTLTGDSGTYTCDSLIIATGASAKYLGLPSEEAFMGRGVSGCATCDGFFYREQDVCVVGGGNTAVEEALYLSNIARKVTLVHRRDKFKAEPILVDKLNEKVAAGKIELKVFHTLDEVLGNDGGVTGIRIKSTLDGSTQDIALQGCFIAIGHAPNTGIFEGQLTLENGYIVTQGGLKGFATQTSVPGVFAAGDVQDHVYRQAITSAGTGCMAALDAQRFLEQEGVI, encoded by the coding sequence ATGTCCACTACGCAACACGCCAAAGTCATGATCCTGGGTTCCGGCCCCGCCGGCTACACGGCCGCCGTGTACGCCGCCCGCGCCAACCTGAACCCGGTGCTGATCACCGGCATCGCGCAGGGCGGCCAGCTCATGACGACGACGGAGGTGGACAACTGGCCCGCCGACGTGAACGGCGTGCAGGGTCCGGAACTGATGCAGCGCTTCCTGGAGCATGCCGAGCGCTTCAAGACGCAGGTGGTGTTCGACCACATCAACCAGGTGGACCTGTCCAGGCGCCCGTTCACGCTCACCGGCGACAGCGGCACCTACACCTGCGATTCGCTCATCATCGCCACGGGCGCCTCTGCCAAGTACCTGGGACTGCCATCCGAAGAGGCGTTCATGGGCCGCGGCGTGTCCGGCTGCGCGACCTGCGACGGTTTCTTCTACCGCGAGCAGGACGTGTGCGTGGTGGGCGGCGGCAATACCGCCGTGGAAGAGGCCCTCTACCTCTCCAACATCGCCCGCAAGGTGACGCTGGTGCACCGCCGCGACAAGTTCAAGGCCGAGCCCATCCTGGTGGACAAGCTCAACGAGAAGGTGGCCGCCGGCAAGATCGAGCTGAAGGTATTCCATACGCTCGACGAGGTGCTGGGCAACGACGGCGGCGTGACGGGCATCCGCATCAAGAGCACGCTGGACGGCAGCACGCAGGACATCGCGCTGCAGGGCTGCTTCATCGCGATCGGCCACGCGCCCAACACCGGCATCTTCGAGGGCCAGCTGACGCTGGAGAACGGCTACATCGTCACGCAGGGCGGGCTCAAGGGCTTCGCCACGCAGACCAGCGTGCCCGGCGTGTTCGCGGCAGGCGACGTGCAGGACCATGTCTATCGCCAGGCCATCACCAGCGCCGGAACGGGCTGCATGGCCGCCCTCGACGCGCAGCGTTTCCTGGAGCAGGAAGGCGTGATCTGA
- the rpmB gene encoding 50S ribosomal protein L28 — protein MARVCDVTGKKPMVGNNVSHANNKTKRRFLPNLQYRRFWVESENRWVRLRVSSAALRLIDKNGIDSVLADLRARGQA, from the coding sequence ATGGCACGCGTCTGCGACGTCACGGGCAAGAAGCCCATGGTCGGGAACAACGTTTCCCACGCCAACAACAAAACCAAGCGCCGGTTCCTGCCGAACCTGCAATACCGCCGTTTCTGGGTCGAGAGCGAAAACCGCTGGGTGCGCCTGCGTGTTTCCAGCGCCGCCCTGCGTCTGATCGACAAGAACGGCATCGATTCCGTGCTCGCCGACCTGCGTGCACGTGGCCAGGCTTAA
- the rpmG gene encoding 50S ribosomal protein L33, protein MATKGGRDKIKLESTAGTGHFYTTTKNKKTMPEKMSIIKFDPKARKHVEYKEMKLK, encoded by the coding sequence ATGGCAACCAAAGGCGGACGCGACAAGATCAAGCTGGAATCCACCGCAGGAACCGGCCACTTCTACACCACCACCAAGAACAAGAAGACGATGCCCGAGAAGATGTCGATCATCAAGTTCGACCCCAAGGCTCGCAAGCACGTCGAGTACAAGGAAATGAAGCTGAAGTAA